From a region of the Geothrix sp. 21YS21S-2 genome:
- a CDS encoding phosphopantetheine-binding protein: protein MEIKDQLKKVMIEELNLEGMSPEDIQDDAPLFREGLGLDSLDAVEIVMLLKKHFGIELKSMEESKPAFQSINALAAFIDGRLHA, encoded by the coding sequence ATGGAAATCAAGGACCAGCTCAAGAAGGTCATGATCGAAGAGTTGAACCTGGAGGGGATGAGCCCCGAGGACATCCAGGACGACGCCCCCCTCTTCCGGGAGGGCCTGGGCCTGGATTCCCTGGATGCCGTCGAGATCGTCATGCTGCTCAAGAAGCACTTCGGCATCGAGCTCAAGAGCATGGAGGAGAGCAAGCCCGCCTTCCAGTCCATCAACGCCCTGGCCGCCTTCATCGACGGGCGCCTCCACGCATGA
- a CDS encoding beta-ketoacyl-ACP synthase, whose protein sequence is MAWNPAGSWRQGLERRVVVTGMGAVTALGNDWGTVEARLREGRSAVVAMPEWDVYPALQTRLGAPIADFATPAHYPRKLSRSMGRVAMLGVRATELAMEDAGLKGDPIVTGGRMGVAYGSSSGSLEPILSLGSALTAAGSSNISATGYIQFMSHTAAVNIGLFFGFTGRVIPTSSACTSGSQGLGYAYESIKYGMQDAMVAGGSDELTFCSAAVFDTLFATSLRNGEPHLTPRPFDRDRDGLVLGEGACTFVLEERERALARGARIHAEILGFGTNSDGAHITQPQMPTMAATMATALRDAGLDPEAVDWVNAHGTATEHGDIAESRATWETFRRAVPITSFKSYLGHTLGACGAIEAWLGIHMTRTGWVAPTLNLVDVDERCGPLDYLQGAGRAPRGPIFMNNNFAFGGINTSLIIRCEP, encoded by the coding sequence ATGGCCTGGAACCCGGCTGGCTCATGGAGGCAAGGTTTGGAACGACGCGTGGTAGTCACAGGAATGGGAGCCGTCACCGCCCTGGGCAACGACTGGGGCACGGTGGAGGCGCGCCTGCGCGAAGGCCGGAGCGCGGTGGTCGCCATGCCGGAGTGGGACGTCTACCCGGCCCTGCAGACCCGCCTGGGCGCCCCCATCGCCGACTTCGCCACCCCCGCCCACTACCCCCGCAAGCTCAGCCGGTCCATGGGCCGGGTGGCCATGCTGGGGGTGCGGGCCACGGAGCTGGCCATGGAGGACGCGGGCCTGAAGGGGGACCCCATCGTCACCGGCGGCCGCATGGGCGTGGCCTACGGCTCCTCCTCGGGCAGCCTCGAGCCGATCCTCTCGCTGGGCTCGGCCCTGACGGCCGCAGGATCCTCCAACATCAGCGCCACCGGCTACATCCAGTTCATGAGCCACACCGCCGCGGTGAACATCGGGCTCTTCTTCGGCTTCACGGGCCGCGTGATCCCCACGAGCAGCGCCTGCACCTCGGGAAGCCAGGGGCTGGGCTACGCCTACGAGTCCATCAAGTACGGCATGCAGGACGCCATGGTCGCCGGCGGCTCCGACGAGCTCACCTTCTGCAGCGCGGCGGTCTTCGACACGCTGTTCGCCACCAGCCTGCGCAACGGGGAGCCCCACCTCACCCCCCGGCCCTTCGACCGGGACCGGGACGGGCTGGTGCTGGGCGAGGGCGCCTGCACCTTCGTGCTGGAGGAGCGCGAGCGGGCCCTGGCCCGGGGAGCCCGCATCCACGCCGAGATCCTGGGCTTCGGCACCAACTCCGACGGCGCCCACATCACCCAGCCCCAGATGCCCACCATGGCCGCCACCATGGCCACGGCCCTGCGGGACGCCGGGCTCGACCCGGAGGCGGTGGACTGGGTCAACGCCCACGGCACCGCCACCGAGCACGGCGACATCGCCGAGAGCCGGGCCACCTGGGAGACCTTCCGCCGGGCGGTGCCCATCACCTCCTTCAAGAGCTACCTGGGCCACACCCTGGGCGCCTGCGGCGCCATCGAGGCCTGGCTGGGCATCCACATGACCCGCACCGGCTGGGTGGCGCCCACCCTCAACCTGGTGGACGTGGACGAGCGCTGCGGCCCCCTGGACTACCTCCAGGGCGCGGGCCGCGCCCCCCGCGGCCCCATCTTCATGAACAACAATTTCGCCTTTGGCGGAATCAACACCAGCCTCATCATCCGCTGCGAACCCTAG
- a CDS encoding HEAT repeat domain-containing protein, translated as MPAPKSLTRLIELLHQALRAQLHHAPDHPLALKSQADLEDYLPALLAEFGTIRLVTSGVGFSCQDEPVTGAPNAAMALAREMDAREIGGIELVPGLDPEEIRTLLFILQMRPQRVSEMGGAATLLPDDGLLRVLPKVELPPPRVATPLRASDVELDWEKMFAAPERSVPQTIPDSFDPIPWVSGSPAGDSGPLPPTVPLAFPEPAPLTPEELARVQVPHEVEELVELPEEAAPAPLPAGRPEPAAPLPPSPAALRDELSSLFRSALSATTPVDKAGPRSPWGVDHRDSLKRFGFTMPSYACMAGAGARLMLEAMDPGTIRDALRKAFSEFEPADQGNILLGVPGFPPGEHALRRALDFLAPELLAQAVAHTHVAHRPSMFDLALLTVALMQCVPDRELSLDAIRGRLQFEGWGMQEVEDFKEAIQWECQGTDTKLHMSLERHAIHKLDPHLVMTLGRQLIRGKRVDDIRSMLAQLEEEFSSPQESVRRHGTEILANLAEGLPETGLPLDLENRMLASARYRLSAENDQLVAQWCAQTVEAILNRWIPAGNFTALHNEMRNLGDLAYPSVGAASWKPQLMRDLLARLGSSANIALLVPLLFQKGAGLPIPQVHSILALIGTPAAAHLAVSLEIEEDPSHRTHLVEALRAIGRRAVPVLQEQLASSHWHMVDAALMLLAQAGDKAVLPDMLLAVSHQDMRVRRTAVTAVAALAGKPAAAMALAETLADSDVAAQLETLNLIGDLGEPAALPAVLRMLNPDKASGDDAQRLRLRAVEVLGRIPGNDSVRPLQELFQKKGLFKGREPVGIRIAAAKALAAMNSQEAREAMAMAMENEPTEEVKAVLRQYLIR; from the coding sequence ATGCCCGCTCCAAAGTCGCTAACCCGTCTCATCGAGCTCCTCCACCAGGCCCTCCGGGCCCAGCTCCACCATGCCCCGGACCACCCCCTGGCCCTGAAGAGCCAGGCGGACCTGGAGGACTACCTGCCCGCGCTCCTGGCCGAGTTCGGGACCATCCGCCTGGTGACCAGCGGCGTGGGCTTCTCCTGCCAGGACGAGCCCGTCACCGGGGCGCCCAACGCGGCCATGGCCCTGGCCCGGGAGATGGACGCCCGGGAGATCGGCGGAATCGAGCTGGTGCCGGGCCTGGACCCCGAGGAGATCCGGACCCTGCTCTTCATCCTGCAGATGCGCCCCCAGCGCGTGTCGGAGATGGGCGGCGCCGCCACCCTCCTGCCCGACGACGGCCTGCTGCGGGTGCTGCCCAAGGTGGAGCTGCCGCCCCCCCGCGTCGCCACCCCGCTGCGGGCCTCGGACGTGGAGCTGGACTGGGAGAAGATGTTCGCCGCCCCGGAGCGGAGCGTGCCCCAAACCATCCCGGATTCCTTCGACCCCATCCCCTGGGTATCGGGCAGCCCCGCCGGGGATTCCGGCCCGCTGCCGCCCACGGTCCCCCTCGCCTTCCCGGAACCCGCCCCCCTGACCCCGGAGGAGCTGGCCCGGGTCCAGGTGCCCCATGAGGTGGAGGAGCTGGTCGAGCTTCCCGAGGAGGCCGCCCCGGCTCCCCTCCCCGCGGGCAGGCCGGAGCCCGCCGCCCCCCTTCCGCCCTCCCCGGCGGCCCTGCGGGACGAGCTGTCCAGCCTCTTCCGGTCCGCGCTGTCGGCCACCACGCCCGTGGACAAGGCCGGGCCCCGGTCCCCCTGGGGCGTCGACCACCGGGACTCCCTCAAGCGCTTCGGGTTCACCATGCCCAGCTACGCCTGCATGGCGGGAGCCGGCGCCCGGCTCATGCTGGAGGCCATGGACCCCGGAACGATCCGGGACGCCCTGCGCAAGGCCTTCTCCGAATTCGAGCCAGCGGACCAGGGGAACATCCTCCTGGGCGTCCCCGGCTTCCCTCCCGGGGAGCACGCGCTGCGGCGCGCCCTGGACTTCCTGGCCCCGGAGCTCCTGGCCCAGGCCGTGGCCCACACCCACGTGGCGCACCGGCCCTCCATGTTCGACCTGGCGCTGCTCACCGTGGCCCTCATGCAGTGCGTGCCGGACCGCGAGCTCTCCCTGGACGCCATCCGCGGCCGGCTCCAGTTCGAGGGCTGGGGCATGCAGGAGGTGGAGGACTTCAAGGAAGCCATCCAGTGGGAATGCCAGGGCACCGACACCAAGCTCCACATGAGCCTGGAGCGCCACGCCATCCACAAGCTCGATCCCCACCTCGTCATGACCCTGGGACGCCAGCTCATCCGGGGCAAGCGTGTGGACGACATCCGTTCCATGCTCGCGCAGCTGGAGGAGGAGTTCAGCAGCCCCCAGGAGTCCGTGCGCCGCCACGGCACCGAGATCCTGGCGAACCTGGCCGAGGGGCTCCCGGAGACCGGGCTGCCCCTGGACCTGGAGAACCGCATGCTGGCCTCGGCGCGCTACCGCCTGTCGGCGGAGAACGACCAGCTGGTGGCCCAGTGGTGCGCCCAGACCGTGGAGGCCATCCTCAACCGGTGGATCCCCGCGGGGAACTTCACGGCCCTGCACAACGAGATGCGCAACCTGGGCGACCTGGCCTACCCCAGCGTGGGCGCGGCGTCCTGGAAGCCCCAGCTGATGCGGGACCTCCTGGCGCGCCTGGGCTCGTCGGCCAACATCGCGCTCCTCGTGCCCCTGCTCTTCCAGAAGGGCGCGGGGCTCCCGATCCCCCAGGTCCATTCCATCCTCGCCCTCATCGGCACCCCCGCCGCGGCCCACCTCGCCGTGAGCCTGGAGATCGAGGAGGACCCCAGCCACCGCACCCACCTGGTGGAGGCCCTGCGGGCCATCGGCAGGCGCGCCGTGCCCGTGCTCCAGGAACAGCTTGCCTCCTCGCACTGGCACATGGTGGACGCGGCCCTGATGCTCCTGGCCCAGGCCGGCGACAAGGCCGTCCTGCCCGACATGCTGCTGGCCGTCAGCCACCAGGACATGCGCGTGCGCCGCACCGCCGTCACCGCCGTGGCCGCCCTGGCCGGAAAGCCCGCCGCCGCCATGGCCCTGGCGGAGACCCTGGCGGACTCCGACGTGGCCGCGCAGCTGGAGACCCTCAACCTCATCGGCGACCTGGGCGAGCCCGCCGCCCTCCCCGCCGTCCTGCGGATGCTCAACCCGGACAAGGCGTCCGGCGACGACGCCCAGCGGCTGCGCCTGCGCGCCGTGGAGGTGCTGGGCCGAATCCCCGGCAACGACTCCGTCAGGCCCCTGCAGGAGCTCTTCCAGAAGAAGGGCCTGTTCAAGGGCCGGGAGCCCGTGGGCATCCGCATCGCCGCCGCCAAGGCCCTGGCCGCCATGAACAGCCAGGAGGCCCGCGAGGCCATGGCCATGGCCATGGAGAACGAGCCCACCGAGGAGGTGAAGGCGGTGTTGAGGCAGTACCTCATCCGCTAG
- a CDS encoding SRPBCC family protein, with translation MTRTPDPDLDLVLERIVPVNRALIWRAWTTPALALKWFTPAPWKTVACEIDLQPGGILHVVMQSPEGEDFPMTGTWLEVVPHERLVWTNALAPGFRPADPGPHGPTMTAVVTLEAHGAGTLYRAVAMHRNAADREAHAAMGFHEGWGKALDQLMEAVKGL, from the coding sequence ATGACGCGCACCCCCGACCCCGATCTCGACCTTGTCCTCGAACGGATCGTGCCCGTGAACCGGGCCCTCATCTGGCGGGCCTGGACCACCCCCGCCCTCGCCCTGAAGTGGTTCACCCCGGCCCCCTGGAAGACGGTGGCCTGCGAGATCGACCTCCAGCCCGGCGGCATCCTCCACGTCGTGATGCAGTCGCCCGAGGGGGAGGACTTCCCCATGACCGGCACCTGGCTTGAAGTGGTCCCCCACGAGCGGCTCGTCTGGACCAACGCCCTGGCGCCCGGCTTCCGCCCCGCGGACCCCGGCCCCCACGGCCCCACCATGACCGCCGTCGTCACCCTGGAGGCCCACGGCGCGGGCACCCTGTACCGCGCCGTCGCCATGCACCGCAACGCCGCCGACCGGGAGGCCCACGCCGCCATGGGCTTCCATGAAGGCTGGGGCAAGGCCCTGGACCAGCTGATGGAGGCGGTGAAGGGCCTCTAG
- a CDS encoding caspase family protein: MRPPARWLLACMLLFCAGPAPLSAAAQNRVALVVGNDSYQNVPSLKNARMDARAIARELERAGFTVNLRLDVNEKGMKEAIRTFKGQVAGGDVAVFYFSGHGVQLGGANYLLPVDIRSDSEDQVKDEAVPLQRVLDDLQEQKARFSLAIIDACRNNPFQHRGRALGGRGLAVTSAATGQMVLFSAGAGQQALDSLGPRDRSPNGLFTRVLLKEMDKPGIPVDKVLRNVRDEVVKLSQAAGQEQVPALYDQALGEFYFFPASGRPASEAPAPAPPPAASTLGAPPTAASLLGGLQVSANIPGAKIYVDGVLKGTASPTEALNLRDLPIGNVSVKAEADGYPPRTQVLEIREGQWTQAKLVLSRGGQAPAEAPRTIWSKLNPATWIGSGSKSGAAPDGTALSEAAMKGDAAKVRTLLDAGANPSALDKWGWSPLHWAVYYGKAETLALLLDRGADPNLKAAKSYRNCKAGCTPLVVAAYFGYEGSLAALMKHRADPRLADADGKSALDYAVQFRFDACAALLRKK; the protein is encoded by the coding sequence ATGCGCCCACCAGCCCGATGGCTTCTCGCCTGCATGCTCCTTTTCTGCGCGGGCCCCGCGCCGCTGTCCGCCGCCGCCCAGAACCGGGTGGCGCTGGTCGTCGGCAATGATTCCTACCAGAACGTTCCTTCCCTGAAGAACGCCCGGATGGACGCCCGGGCCATCGCCCGGGAGCTGGAGCGGGCGGGGTTCACGGTGAACCTCCGGCTGGACGTGAACGAGAAGGGCATGAAGGAGGCCATCCGGACCTTCAAGGGCCAGGTGGCGGGAGGCGACGTGGCCGTCTTCTACTTCTCCGGCCACGGGGTGCAGCTGGGGGGTGCCAACTACCTCCTTCCCGTGGACATCCGCAGCGATTCCGAGGACCAGGTCAAGGACGAGGCCGTGCCCCTGCAGCGCGTTCTGGACGACCTGCAGGAGCAGAAGGCCCGGTTCTCCCTGGCCATCATCGACGCCTGCCGGAACAACCCCTTCCAGCACCGGGGCCGGGCCCTGGGCGGCCGGGGGCTGGCGGTCACGTCCGCCGCCACGGGCCAGATGGTCCTCTTCTCCGCCGGGGCGGGGCAGCAGGCCCTGGATTCCCTGGGCCCCAGGGACAGGAGCCCCAACGGCCTGTTCACCCGCGTGCTGCTCAAGGAGATGGACAAGCCGGGAATCCCCGTGGACAAGGTGCTCCGCAACGTGCGGGACGAGGTCGTCAAGCTGTCCCAGGCCGCCGGGCAGGAGCAGGTGCCCGCGCTCTACGATCAGGCGCTGGGCGAGTTCTACTTCTTCCCCGCCAGCGGGCGGCCCGCCTCGGAGGCGCCGGCCCCGGCTCCGCCCCCGGCGGCCTCCACCCTGGGGGCGCCGCCCACGGCGGCCTCCCTGCTGGGCGGCCTGCAGGTGTCGGCCAACATCCCGGGCGCCAAGATCTATGTGGACGGCGTGCTGAAGGGCACCGCCTCGCCCACCGAGGCCTTGAACCTGCGCGACCTGCCCATCGGAAACGTCTCGGTGAAGGCGGAAGCCGACGGCTACCCGCCCCGCACCCAGGTGCTGGAGATCCGGGAGGGTCAGTGGACCCAGGCCAAGCTCGTGCTCTCCCGCGGCGGCCAGGCGCCCGCCGAGGCGCCCCGGACGATCTGGTCGAAGCTCAATCCCGCCACCTGGATCGGATCGGGTTCCAAGAGCGGGGCGGCTCCCGACGGCACCGCCCTGTCCGAGGCCGCCATGAAGGGGGACGCCGCCAAGGTGCGGACCCTCCTGGACGCGGGCGCCAACCCTTCGGCGCTGGACAAGTGGGGCTGGTCCCCCCTGCACTGGGCCGTGTACTACGGCAAGGCCGAGACCCTGGCCCTCCTCCTGGACCGGGGCGCGGACCCCAACCTGAAGGCCGCCAAGTCCTACCGGAACTGCAAGGCCGGATGCACGCCCCTGGTGGTGGCGGCCTACTTCGGGTACGAGGGCTCCCTTGCCGCGCTGATGAAGCACCGGGCCGATCCGCGCCTCGCCGACGCCGACGGCAAGAGCGCCCTGGACTACGCCGTCCAGTTCCGCTTCGACGCCTGCGCGGCCCTGCTCCGGAAGAAATAG